Proteins co-encoded in one Quercus robur chromosome 8, dhQueRobu3.1, whole genome shotgun sequence genomic window:
- the LOC126695600 gene encoding signaling peptide TAXIMIN 2-like — translation MCLFDKIHFFSPLRIQNPKTPKQKESLQRNKETFDFERMGDCRPLGFLLGLPFALVALVLSLVGAVIWVIGTVLSCLCPCCICFAGLANMAMGIVKLPVKVIRWFIEKIPC, via the exons ATgtgtttatttgataaaatcCACTTCTTCTCTCCTCTTCGAATTCAAAaccccaaaacaccaaaacaaaaggaaagtCTACAGAGAAACAAAGAGACTTTTGATTTTGAGAGAATGGGAGATTGCAGGCCATTGGGTTTCTTGCTGGGATTGCCTTTTGCATTGGTGGCATTGGTGTTATCTCTTGTGGGTGCGGTTATCTGGGTTATTGG GACTGTGCTGAGTTGTTTGTGCCCGTGTTGCATATGTTTTGCTGGACTTGCGAATATGGCGATGGGTATTGTGAAGCTTCCTGTGAAAGTAATTAGATGGTTCATTGAAAAGATTCCTTGTTAG